Proteins found in one Stigmatopora nigra isolate UIUO_SnigA chromosome 15, RoL_Snig_1.1, whole genome shotgun sequence genomic segment:
- the cox6a2 gene encoding cytochrome c oxidase subunit 6A2, mitochondrial — MSLSVARRALAAASHSSHEGGAKTWKILSFVMALPGVAVCMANVYMKMQAHSHEQPKFVPYEHLRIRTKKFPWGDGNHSLFHNAHANPLPDGYESSHH; from the exons ATGTCGTTGTCGGTCGCCAGGCGGGCGCTCGCCGCCGCGTCCCACTCCAGCCACGAGGGAGGAG CTAAGACCTGGAAGATCCTGAGTTTCGTGATGGCCCTGCCCGGCGTAGCCGTGTGCATGGCTAACGTCTACATGAAGATGCAGGCCCACTCCCACGAGCAGCCCAAATTTGTGCCTTACGAACACCTTCGCATCCGCACCAAG AAATTCCCGTGGGGAGACGGCAACCACTCGCTGTTCCACAACGCTCACGCCAACCCTCTGCCCGATGGCTATGAGAGCTCCCACCACTAA
- the kat8 gene encoding histone acetyltransferase KAT8 has protein sequence MDADHLDPCSAANERGDADGGLAAACSSNGSGGEEDDAEPEPEALGRRGGADGGSGSQRAPDRSVLLGGREQEVSVEIGGTYLCQRADKTWHAAEVIQSRLNEQEGREEFYVHYVGFNRRLDEWVGKGRLALTKTVKDAVRKSVEVGGVGDVGEQPERKITRNQKRKHDEINHVQKTYAEMDPTTAALEKEHEAITKVKYVDKIQIGNFEIDAWYFSPFPEDYGKQPKLWICEYCLKYMKYENTFRHHLSNCQWKQPPGKEIYRRSNISVYEADGRDHKIYCQNLCLLAKLFLDHKTLYFDVEPFIFYILTEVNKHGAHIVGYFSKEKESPDGNNVACILTLPPYQRRGYGKFLIAFSYELSKLESAVGSPEKPLSDLGKLSYRSYWSWVLLEILRDFRGTLSIKDLSQMTSITQSDIISTLQSLNMVKYWKGQHVICVTPKLVDEHLKSAQYKKPPITVDTLCLKWAPPKNKQVKLSKK, from the exons ATGGACGCGGACCACCTGGACCCTTGTTCTGCGGCGAATGAGCGCGGGGACGCGGACGGCGGCCTAGCGGCGGCCTGCTCGTCCAACGGCAGCGGTGGCGAGGAGGACGACGCCGAGCCAGAGCCCGAGGCTCTGGGGCGGCGAGGGGGCGCCGACGGAGGCTCGGGAAGTCAGCGCGCCCCGGACAGGAGCGTCTTGCTCGGCGGCAGAGAGCAAGAAGTGTCGGTGGAAATTGGAGGAACCTATTTGTGCCAACGAGCCGACAAGACCTGGC ACGCAGCGGAAGTCATCCAGTCTCGGCTGAACGAGCAGGAAGGAAGAGAAGAGTTCTACGTGCACTACGTGGGAT TCAACCGGCGGCTGGACGAGTGGGTGGGCAAAGGTCGCCTGGCGCTCACCAAGACGGTGAAAGACGCGGTGAGGAAGAGCGTGGAGGTGGGCGGCGTGGGCGACGTGGGCGAGCAGCCCGAGCGCAAGATCACGCGCAACCAGAAACGCAAGCACGACGAGATCAACCACGTGCAGAAG ACGTACGCCGAGATGGACCCGACCACGGCGGCGCTGGAGAAAGAACACGAAGCG ATCACCAAAGTGAAGTACGTGGACAAGATCCAGATCGGCAACTTTGAGATCGACGCCTGGTACTTTTCGCCCTTCCCCGAagactacggcaagcagcccaaACTTTGGATCTGCGAGTACTGCCTCAAGTACATGAAGTACGAGAACACCTTCAGGCACCACCTG TCCAACTGCCAGTGGAAACAGCCCCCGGGCAAAGAGATCTACCGGCGGAGCAACATCTCCGTGTACGAGGCGGACGGCCGCGATCACAAG ATCTACTGTCAGAATTTGTGTCTGCTGGCCAAACTCTTCCTGGACCACAAAACGCTGTACTTTGACGTGGAACCCTTCATTTTTTACATCCTCACCGAGGTCAACAAGCACGGGGCGCACATCGTGGGCTACTTCTCCAAA GAGAAAGAATCGCCGGACGGGAACAACGTGGCTTGCATCCTGACACTGCCGCCGTACCAACGGCGCGGCTACGGGAAGTTCCTCATCGCCTTCA GTTACGAGCTGTCCAAACTGGAGAGCGCGGTGGGCTCCCCCGAGAAGCCGCTCTCCGACCTGGGCAAGCTGAGCTACCGCAGCTACTGGTCCTGGGTTCTTCTGGAGATCCTGCGGGATTTTAGGGGCACGCTCTCCATCAAAGATCTCAG CCAAATGACCAGCATCACGCAGAGTGACATCATCAGCACGCTGCAGTCCCTCAACATGGTCAAGTACTGGAAAGGCCAACACGTCATCTGCGTCACCCCCAAACTGGTGGACGAGCACCTCAAGAGCGCGCAGTACAAGAAGCCGCCCATTACCG TGGACACGCTGTGCCTGAAGTGGGCGCCCCCCAAAAACAAGCAGGTCAAGTTGTCCAAGAAGTGA